The following coding sequences lie in one Silvanigrella aquatica genomic window:
- a CDS encoding hemolysin family protein, producing MESLLAGIGIVIFSLCISAFFSMTETAATSISSLKAKHLSESGKKSAQALTLWLNSPHKVLASLLIGNNLANIFASIFVDDIIRTHFGNTNIVMVTGLMTILIVLFAEIIPKTFAKTHAVKIIIPILTIYKIFYYILLPFTLTMTFISNYITSFFSRSNKNGQDPQITEEELEFLINVSEKEGVIPEQKHDMLSGIFELGDTVVREVMVHRIDLTAVPQSMKIVDAIEKFRETGLSRIPVYEDKIDNITGTIHAKDALFFLKKHHGEPSCYEANVSEIRREVMFIPETKPVDHLFQEMKRHKQHMAIVLDEYGGTSGIVTMEDIFEEIVGEVRDEFDNEEDAIRPTQVANQYLVECKIHIDDFCDFFDLKVDDMIKGFMPNEFDTLAGLILHHFGQIPKSGDKLTINNILMEIVEVSKRRVRRVVVRLI from the coding sequence ATGGAAAGTTTGTTGGCTGGCATTGGTATCGTTATATTTAGCCTCTGCATCTCTGCTTTTTTTTCAATGACAGAAACTGCTGCCACAAGCATATCTAGTTTAAAAGCAAAACATTTAAGTGAATCTGGAAAGAAATCGGCGCAAGCATTAACTTTATGGTTAAACTCACCTCACAAAGTCCTTGCTTCACTTTTAATCGGTAATAATTTAGCAAATATTTTTGCTTCCATTTTTGTTGACGATATTATTCGCACACATTTTGGCAATACTAATATTGTTATGGTTACAGGTTTAATGACTATTTTAATTGTTTTATTTGCAGAAATTATTCCAAAAACTTTTGCTAAAACTCATGCCGTTAAAATCATCATACCGATATTAACAATTTATAAAATTTTTTATTATATATTACTACCCTTCACTTTAACTATGACTTTTATTAGCAATTATATCACTTCCTTTTTTTCTCGCAGCAATAAAAACGGCCAAGATCCTCAAATAACAGAAGAAGAACTTGAGTTTTTAATTAATGTCAGTGAAAAAGAAGGAGTCATTCCCGAACAAAAACACGATATGCTTTCTGGCATTTTTGAATTAGGAGATACCGTCGTACGGGAAGTCATGGTACACCGCATCGACCTCACAGCCGTTCCCCAATCCATGAAAATTGTCGACGCTATTGAAAAATTCAGAGAAACCGGGCTCTCGCGCATCCCTGTCTACGAAGACAAAATTGATAATATCACGGGAACTATCCACGCAAAAGACGCTCTGTTTTTTTTAAAGAAACATCACGGCGAACCTAGCTGTTACGAAGCTAATGTCTCTGAAATTCGCCGGGAAGTCATGTTCATTCCTGAAACCAAACCCGTCGATCACCTCTTCCAAGAAATGAAACGTCACAAACAACATATGGCCATTGTTTTAGATGAATATGGCGGCACAAGTGGCATTGTCACCATGGAAGATATTTTTGAAGAAATTGTGGGCGAAGTCCGAGATGAATTTGATAACGAAGAAGATGCTATCAGACCTACTCAAGTTGCCAATCAATATTTAGTGGAATGCAAAATTCACATTGACGACTTCTGCGACTTTTTCGATTTAAAAGTCGACGATATGATAAAAGGATTTATGCCCAATGAATTTGATACCCTCGCTGGTTTAATCCTTCATCATTTTGGCCAAATTCCTAAATCAGGCGATAAGTTAACAATTAATAACATCCTAATGGAAATTGTTGAAGTCAGTAAAAGAAGAGTGAGAAGAGTTGTTGTGCGGTTGATTTAA